The following are from one region of the Candidatus Rokuibacteriota bacterium genome:
- a CDS encoding carbohydrate ABC transporter permease, whose amino-acid sequence MRTRRGRWVARFRAFQHYGLALLLLGVVCFPLYWMSVTSLKPQQEVFQVPPSWIPRTWTLRNYNDLLTLTDFARLFFNSVKVGLFSTVLSLVVGTLGAFALARFSFRGKELFGGSVLLAYMFPGALLAIPLVMLFARLRLSNSHTGLTLSYMTFAVPFIMWVLRGFFRAIPRDYEEAAMIDGASRWGAFVRVVLPQAMPGIIATGIFAFIFAWNEYLFALLLISDESLRTLPPGLMRFLSATDVNWGLMMAASVLVTLPMALVFGFIQRHLVTGIGAGGVKG is encoded by the coding sequence GTGAGGACCCGTAGGGGCCGATGGGTCGCCCGGTTCCGGGCCTTCCAGCATTACGGCCTCGCGCTGCTCCTGCTGGGTGTCGTCTGTTTCCCGCTCTACTGGATGTCCGTGACCTCGCTGAAGCCGCAGCAGGAGGTCTTCCAGGTGCCGCCCTCGTGGATCCCGCGCACCTGGACGCTCCGGAACTACAACGATCTGCTGACCCTCACGGACTTTGCGCGGCTTTTCTTCAACAGCGTGAAGGTGGGCCTGTTCAGCACCGTCCTCTCCCTGGTCGTCGGCACGCTGGGGGCCTTCGCCCTGGCGCGCTTCTCGTTCCGCGGCAAGGAGCTGTTTGGAGGCTCGGTGCTGCTGGCGTACATGTTCCCGGGCGCGCTCCTGGCGATTCCGCTCGTCATGCTCTTCGCCCGCCTCAGGCTCTCCAACAGCCACACCGGCCTGACGCTCTCCTACATGACCTTCGCGGTGCCCTTTATCATGTGGGTGCTGCGGGGCTTCTTCCGCGCGATCCCGCGCGACTACGAGGAGGCCGCCATGATCGACGGGGCGTCCCGGTGGGGCGCCTTCGTGCGCGTGGTCCTTCCCCAGGCGATGCCCGGGATCATCGCCACGGGGATCTTTGCGTTTATCTTCGCCTGGAACGAGTACCTCTTCGCCCTCCTCCTGATTTCCGACGAGTCGCTCCGGACGCTGCCCCCGGGCCTGATGCGCTTCCTGTCGGCCACCGATGTGAACTGGGGGCTGATGATGGCCGCTTCGGTGCTGGTCACGCTGCCGATGGCGCTCGTCTTCGGCTTCATCCAGCGCCACCTCGTGACAGGGATCGGGGCCGGTGGAGTCAAGGGCTGA
- a CDS encoding sugar ABC transporter substrate-binding protein, producing MSNHRVSFMTRRRFVRLGAGAGAGLLFGLGSPRRSQAAKTLRLLTPEADPGQIKAWNAVFEDFGAKHKDITAKGEYAKWDDITKKLAADIAAGSPPEIVAGGSNPSFVAAQVKRGLVLDLAPLIDALGRADFQEAALKVWQYGGIQMAIPYGGQWPVLWYRKDLLAEKGLKPPVTWDDYRAVGEKLTDPAKGTYGAVFSAGRTWNTHLMALITIWSAGGLLFDEKLNVVFDSPETRRALTYYGEMATRFSPPDVGQYGFREASAAFTSGKTATTFYWGRVLSHLYAQAPQLLPKSATAHIPRDKQYRTTLHFDEFYVYRNAAGAKEAVELVKFMLQAEQLTRLLSPVAGHVVPTRKSVERLYGQHQWLKENPEIVPSLITPIDFAISPTHESRHHPFNYKYLAVEEKNVLTDCVQKIVIGKEPVGKAVEWAHRQMVEVTRDIRG from the coding sequence ATGAGCAATCATCGGGTGAGTTTCATGACGCGTCGCCGATTTGTGCGCTTGGGGGCGGGCGCTGGCGCCGGACTGCTCTTCGGTTTGGGATCGCCGCGGCGCTCGCAGGCGGCGAAGACGCTCCGCCTCTTGACGCCCGAGGCCGATCCCGGGCAGATCAAGGCCTGGAACGCGGTCTTCGAGGATTTCGGCGCGAAGCACAAGGACATCACCGCCAAGGGCGAATACGCCAAGTGGGACGACATCACCAAGAAGCTCGCCGCCGACATTGCGGCCGGGTCCCCGCCGGAGATCGTCGCCGGCGGCAGCAACCCCTCGTTCGTCGCTGCGCAGGTCAAGCGCGGGCTGGTGCTCGATCTGGCCCCCCTCATCGACGCCCTCGGACGGGCAGACTTCCAGGAGGCGGCCCTCAAGGTCTGGCAGTACGGCGGCATCCAGATGGCGATCCCGTATGGCGGCCAGTGGCCGGTGCTCTGGTACCGGAAGGACCTCCTGGCCGAAAAGGGGCTGAAGCCGCCGGTGACCTGGGACGACTACCGGGCGGTGGGAGAAAAGCTCACCGATCCGGCGAAGGGGACCTACGGCGCCGTCTTCAGCGCGGGACGGACCTGGAACACGCACCTGATGGCGCTCATCACCATCTGGAGCGCGGGAGGCCTGCTGTTCGACGAGAAGCTCAACGTCGTGTTCGATTCCCCCGAGACCCGACGGGCCCTGACCTACTACGGGGAGATGGCGACCAGGTTCTCCCCGCCCGATGTCGGGCAGTACGGCTTCCGCGAAGCTTCCGCGGCCTTCACCTCCGGGAAGACGGCGACCACCTTCTACTGGGGCCGGGTCCTCTCCCACCTCTACGCCCAGGCTCCCCAGCTGCTCCCGAAGAGCGCGACCGCGCACATCCCGCGGGACAAGCAGTACCGCACCACGCTCCACTTCGACGAGTTCTACGTCTACAGGAACGCCGCGGGCGCGAAGGAGGCGGTCGAGCTGGTCAAGTTCATGCTCCAGGCCGAGCAGCTCACCCGTCTTCTGTCGCCGGTGGCAGGTCATGTCGTCCCCACTCGGAAGAGCGTCGAGCGCCTCTACGGCCAGCATCAGTGGCTCAAGGAGAACCCGGAGATCGTGCCGAGCCTGATCACCCCCATCGACTTCGCCATCTCGCCGACCCACGAGTCGAGGCATCACCCATTCAACTACAAGTACCTCGCCGTCGAGGAGAAGAACGTTCTCACCGACTGCGTCCAGAAGATCGTGATCGGCAAGGAGCCAGTCGGCAAGGCCGTCGAGTGGGCCCACAGGCAGATGGTGGAGGTGACCCGGGACATCAGAGGGTAG
- a CDS encoding sugar ABC transporter permease: protein MTARLIERNLGPVLLLPSLVFFVALLLYPLGYGIYTSLFNRHLLDVSGTFVGLGNYIWLLTNPEFWEALWHSVFWAGATVGFQLILGTAAALLLHQPFRGRSIARGLILFPYMTPIVSVVLVWILLYNALYGVLNYLLLQLGLISRPLAWLAHPDTALWSVILVATWKYFPFVVVMVLARLQVIPQELYEAARVDGAGAGARFLEITLPQIRDVLVVVALLRTIWMFNNFEVVFLLTGGGPLRATMTLPILVYEQAFGLYEVGRGSAVAVVMFFFLVAVMLLYFRLFPKEEFA from the coding sequence ATGACCGCCCGCCTCATCGAACGGAACCTCGGGCCCGTCCTGCTGCTCCCGAGCCTGGTGTTCTTTGTCGCGCTCCTCCTCTATCCCCTCGGGTACGGGATCTACACGAGCCTGTTCAACCGCCACCTGCTGGACGTGAGCGGGACGTTCGTCGGGCTCGGCAACTATATCTGGCTTCTCACTAACCCGGAGTTCTGGGAGGCCCTCTGGCACAGCGTGTTCTGGGCTGGCGCCACGGTCGGCTTCCAGCTGATCCTGGGCACGGCGGCTGCCCTGCTCCTCCACCAGCCGTTTCGAGGCCGGTCGATCGCGCGCGGGCTCATCCTGTTCCCCTACATGACGCCGATCGTCTCCGTCGTTCTCGTGTGGATCCTGCTCTACAACGCGCTGTACGGCGTGCTCAACTACCTCTTGCTCCAGCTCGGGCTGATCAGCCGGCCGCTTGCGTGGCTGGCCCACCCGGACACCGCGCTCTGGAGCGTGATCCTCGTGGCGACGTGGAAATACTTCCCGTTCGTCGTCGTGATGGTGCTGGCGCGGCTGCAGGTGATCCCGCAGGAGCTGTACGAGGCCGCGCGGGTTGACGGCGCGGGCGCGGGTGCCCGGTTCCTGGAAATCACCCTGCCGCAGATCCGCGACGTGCTGGTGGTTGTGGCGCTGCTCCGGACGATCTGGATGTTCAACAACTTCGAGGTCGTGTTCCTCCTCACGGGGGGAGGTCCGCTCCGGGCCACCATGACCTTGCCGATCCTGGTCTACGAGCAAGCCTTCGGTCTCTATGAGGTCGGCCGCGGTTCCGCGGTGGCAGTGGTCATGTTCTTCTTTCTCGTAGCGGTCATGCTGCTCTACTTCCGGCTCTTTCCCAAGGAGGAGTTCGCGTGA
- the pyk gene encoding pyruvate kinase: MRRTKIVCTIGPASASPETLDALVSAGMDVARLNFSHGSHAEHAEVIRRLREREGRWKKPVAILQDLQGPKVRLGTFAGGSAVVASGQPFTLTPEPCLGTAARATISHPELVGVLKAGDPIWLGDGMVQLRVDAVEGEEIRCRVVAGGTLSDHKGVSFPRLAVPVSCLTDKDRQDLTFGIQHGVDYVAVSFVRSAADIQEVRKFLHQHGADVPVVAKLERGEAVANLPEILALVDAVMVARGDLGMDVPLEEVPIIQKEVIRRARLAKVPVIVATQMLESMATHPRPTRAEVSDVATAIFDGADAIMLSAETATGQHPVEAVEVMGRIAERAEQSLPLKHVDRRRQEVYGFPGAISDAACHAARTLKARAIVAFTQSGFTARLISHERPEVPVIALTPDVAVQRRLALFWGVSSRLIRKVETTDEMIEEVEATLLGDGSVKPDDVLVIISGAPMWVTGTTNLLKLHRVGERR, encoded by the coding sequence ATGCGCCGGACCAAGATCGTCTGCACGATCGGACCAGCGAGCGCGTCTCCGGAAACCCTTGACGCCCTCGTGAGCGCCGGGATGGACGTCGCGCGGCTCAACTTCTCCCACGGCAGCCACGCCGAGCACGCCGAGGTGATCCGGCGGCTCAGGGAAAGGGAGGGGCGCTGGAAGAAGCCCGTCGCGATCCTCCAGGACCTTCAGGGGCCGAAGGTGCGCCTCGGTACCTTCGCGGGCGGGAGCGCCGTCGTCGCGTCGGGGCAGCCCTTCACGCTCACGCCTGAGCCGTGCCTCGGCACTGCCGCGCGGGCCACGATCAGCCATCCCGAGCTCGTTGGCGTGCTGAAGGCCGGCGACCCGATCTGGCTCGGGGACGGCATGGTCCAGCTCCGGGTGGACGCCGTCGAGGGTGAGGAGATCCGGTGTCGCGTCGTGGCGGGCGGGACGCTGTCGGACCACAAGGGAGTCTCGTTCCCACGACTCGCGGTCCCGGTCTCGTGCCTGACGGACAAGGACCGCCAGGACCTCACGTTCGGGATCCAGCACGGGGTCGACTACGTGGCGGTCTCCTTCGTGCGATCGGCGGCCGACATTCAGGAGGTGAGGAAGTTTCTCCACCAGCATGGCGCCGACGTCCCGGTCGTCGCCAAGCTCGAGCGCGGGGAGGCTGTGGCCAACCTCCCCGAGATTCTGGCCCTGGTGGACGCCGTGATGGTGGCGCGTGGGGACCTGGGCATGGACGTCCCGCTGGAGGAGGTGCCGATCATCCAGAAAGAGGTGATCCGCCGGGCACGCCTCGCGAAGGTGCCGGTCATCGTGGCGACCCAGATGCTCGAATCCATGGCGACCCATCCCCGCCCCACGCGCGCCGAGGTCTCCGACGTGGCCACGGCGATCTTCGACGGTGCAGACGCCATCATGCTCTCGGCCGAGACGGCGACCGGCCAGCATCCCGTGGAGGCGGTGGAGGTCATGGGCCGGATCGCCGAGCGGGCCGAGCAATCGCTCCCGCTGAAACACGTGGACCGCCGGCGGCAGGAGGTCTATGGCTTCCCGGGGGCGATCTCCGACGCGGCCTGTCACGCCGCGCGCACGCTCAAGGCGCGGGCGATCGTGGCCTTCACGCAGTCGGGGTTCACGGCCCGCCTCATCTCTCACGAGCGCCCCGAGGTGCCCGTTATCGCGCTGACCCCCGACGTCGCGGTCCAGCGGCGCCTCGCGCTCTTCTGGGGGGTGTCCTCCCGGCTCATCAGGAAGGTCGAGACCACCGACGAGATGATCGAGGAGGTGGAGGCGACGCTGCTCGGCGATGGCTCGGTCAAGCCTGACGATGTGCTCGTCATCATCTCGGGCGCTCCGATGTGGGTCACGGGGACGACGAACTTATTAAAGCTCCACCGGGTCGGCGAGCGCCGCTAG